The segment GCGAACTGTCGCTGGGCGAGCGGATGAAGATGGAGTTGATTGCGGCGCTATTGCACAAACCCGATGTGCTGTTTTTGGACGAGCCCACGATCGGTCTGGACGTGATCGCTCAACACAAGATCCAACAGTTCCTCAAGCATTATCAGGAAGAGCAGAATAACACGATCCTGCTGACCAGCCATTACATGAAAGACATCTCTGCGTTGTGCAAACGCGTCGTCATCATTGCCGGTGGCTCGATCTATCACGACGGATCACTGGAAGAGATCGTGGATCGGTTTAGCAGTCACAAAATCGTAACGCTGCAAATGGCGAACGATTCTTCGCTGGAAGGTTTGCAGAATTTGCCGAACGTGATTTCCGTTCAGGCGCCGAAGATCAAGTTTCGTGTCGAACGCGAAGACGTCGGCCAAACGCTGAGCGAAATTCTTGGCTTGCACGACGTGGACGATATCGTCGTTGAGGATCCTCCGCTAGAGGAAGTGATTTCGAGCGCGTTTTCGGACGCGGCGAAGCGACAGGAAGCTTTCGAACTGGAAACTGCCGAGGCGATCAAGGGATGAGCCAAGCCGCCGTTTCCAGTCCGCAGCAACTTACATTTTGGCAGAAAGTCCAGATCTGGTGGACGTTCTTTCAAGTCTCGATCAATGAACGCCTGGTCTACCGCGGCGATTTCATGATCGGCACGCTGATGCGATTCTTGCCGACACTGACGCAAATTTTCCTCTGGTGGGCGATCTACGATGTCGTGGCGCAAACCGGTTCGGACACGATCGCCAGCTATCGATACGGTGACATGGTGGCGTACTATTTGATGGTCACGATCGGACGTGCTTTTTCCAGCATGCCGGGTTTGACCAGCGGAATTGCGAATCAGGTCCGCAACGGAGAGATCAAGAAGTTCCTGATCCAGCCGATCGACATGCAAGGCTGTTTGCTGGTCCAGCGGATTGCTCACAAGCTGGTTTACTATTTGATTGCGACGTTGCCGTTCGCGTTGGTGTTCTTTCTGTGCCGCGAGTTTTTCATCGATGGTTGGCCGTCGGCGGAAGTCTCGATGGTCTTTTTCGCCTCGCTGATCCTCGGTTTCCTGCTCGGGTTTTTCATGGAGAGCGCGATCGGGCTGATCAGCTTCTGGTTCCTGGAAGTCACTTCGCTGACGTTCATCTACATGCTGTTCAACTTCCTGTTGTCCGGGCACATGTTTCCGCTGGAGTTGCTGCCGGAGTCGCCGGTAAACATTCGAGCTTTCGTTGAGTTCCTGCCGTTCAAGTATCTGGCCTATTTTCCTGCGGCCGTGTTTTTGGGCAAAGTCGACGGGCCGGAGATGTATCGCGGTTTGGCGATCGAGGCGTCGTG is part of the Mariniblastus fucicola genome and harbors:
- a CDS encoding ABC transporter permease yields the protein MSQAAVSSPQQLTFWQKVQIWWTFFQVSINERLVYRGDFMIGTLMRFLPTLTQIFLWWAIYDVVAQTGSDTIASYRYGDMVAYYLMVTIGRAFSSMPGLTSGIANQVRNGEIKKFLIQPIDMQGCLLVQRIAHKLVYYLIATLPFALVFFLCREFFIDGWPSAEVSMVFFASLILGFLLGFFMESAIGLISFWFLEVTSLTFIYMLFNFLLSGHMFPLELLPESPVNIRAFVEFLPFKYLAYFPAAVFLGKVDGPEMYRGLAIEASWVLFFIIVSRIMWLRGVKRYSGYGG
- a CDS encoding ABC transporter ATP-binding protein, with protein sequence MPVIEIKNLHKSYRVYQKREGVMASIKGLFKREYREVHAVRNISLTVEEGEFVAFLGPNGAGKTTTLKLLSGVINPTSGSCTVLGHVPWERQNEYRRRFALVMGQKNQLWWDLPAMESFRLNQHIYGIAAEEFNRTRDELTDMLDVTRLLSQPVRELSLGERMKMELIAALLHKPDVLFLDEPTIGLDVIAQHKIQQFLKHYQEEQNNTILLTSHYMKDISALCKRVVIIAGGSIYHDGSLEEIVDRFSSHKIVTLQMANDSSLEGLQNLPNVISVQAPKIKFRVEREDVGQTLSEILGLHDVDDIVVEDPPLEEVISSAFSDAAKRQEAFELETAEAIKG